One genomic window of Gavia stellata isolate bGavSte3 chromosome 7, bGavSte3.hap2, whole genome shotgun sequence includes the following:
- the CLEC14A gene encoding LOW QUALITY PROTEIN: C-type lectin domain family 14 member A (The sequence of the model RefSeq protein was modified relative to this genomic sequence to represent the inferred CDS: deleted 1 base in 1 codon; substituted 1 base at 1 genomic stop codon) encodes MPRSTPAPDTFPPAGPGEGRGRGDSAGVGRRGRRGQPEPGPAXAGAERCHSRRAACAPRPAAPRRAARMRRAEPWCLLLAAACALGRPPPPRAAVRCQAAGACFSAHLANGSYAEARSACGRRRGSLAWVSGEPELRLLLGLLAEAGPAPSLFWVGLKRNASACTDAEQPLRGFSWESAGGGAAPRDVPAALGRWVKEPVRSCLTARCAGLHLAAAAAPGSGPGWGWKERLCQRESQGYVCKYQYEGACPDLSPAGALDLDYRLPFEERSARPGFSPPGTVLTVACPGGEVQLTCQPQQGGFAWKGAEEPLCPCPFSYRSPGRGRCAEAAGCRDAAGGFACVCTPGRRDGTPCAATGAAATTADGAAEPPGTGAEGRRPSAPAPGGSAEPAAATTAGGEKTAAPPPSSSSNYVFILVTVAVVVLVILVMTVLGVFKLCFNKKSEGRGDKEPPEAGSKAEPGSAEPSGAAGGD; translated from the exons ATGCCGAGGTCAACCCCAGCTCCCGACACGTTTCCTCCGGCAGGCCCGGGGGAGGGCCGTGGGCGCGGGGACAGCGCTGGGGTGGGACGGCGCGGGCGG CGGGGCCAGCCTGAGCCGGGGCCAGCCTGAGCCGGGGCCGAGCGCTGCCACAGCCGCCGGGCAGCCTGCGCCCCTcggcccgccgcgccgcgccgcgccgccagGATGAGGCGGGCCGAGCCCTGGTGCCTGCTTCTGGCCGCGGCCTGCGCCCtgggccggcccccgccgccgcgggccgcCGTGCGCTGCCAGGCCGCCGGCGCCTGCTTCAGCGCCCATCTCGCCAACGGCTCCTACGCCGAGGCCCGCAGCGCCtgcggccgccggcggggcagCCTGGCCTGGGTCAGCGGCGAGCCGGAGCtgcggctgctgctggggctgctggcggAGGCGGGACCCGCGCCCTCGCTCTTCTGGGTCGGGCTGAAGAGGAACGCCTCCGCCTGCACCGACGCGGAGCAGCCGCTCCGCGGCTTCTCCTGGGAGAgtgccggcggcggggcggccccgcgggaCGTGCCGGCGGCGCTCGGCCGGTGGGTGAAGGAGCCCGTGCGGTCCTGCCTGACCGCCCGCTGCGCCGGGCTGCacctggcggcggcggcggcccctGGCAGCGGCCCCGgctggggctggaaggagcGGCTCTGCCAGCGGGAGAGCCAGGGCTACGTCTGCAAGTACCAGTACGAGGGCGCCTGCCCTGACCTCAGCCCCGCGGGCGCCCTCGACCTCGACTACCGCCTCCCCTTCGAGGAGCGCAGCGCCCGCCCCGGCTTCAGCCCGCCGGGCACCGTGCTCACCGTGGCCTGCCCCGGCGGGGAGGTGCAGCTcacctgccagccccagcagggcGGCTTCGCCTGGAAGGGGGCAGAGGAGCCCCTCTGTCCCTGCCCCTTCAGCTACCGGAGCCCCGGCCGCGGGCGGTGCGCCGAAGCCGCCGGGTGCCGCGATGCCGCCGGCGGCTTCGCCTGTGTCTGCACTCCGGGCAGGCGGGACGGGACGCCCTGCGCGGCCACAGGGGCGGCCGCCACCACCGCGGACGGCGCCGCGGAACCGCCGGGTaccggggcggaggggcgccgcccctccgccccggcacCCGGCGGTTCCGCGGAGCCggccgccgccaccaccgccgGCGGCGAGAAGACGGCTGCTCcgccgccctcctcctcctcgaaCTACGTTTTCATCCTGGTGACGGTCGCGGTGGTGGTGCTGGTCATCCTGGTCATGACCGTCCTGGGGGTCTTCAAGCTCTGCTTCAACAAGAAATCCGAGGGCCGCGGGGACAAGGAGCCGCCGGAGGCCGGCAGCAAGGCGGAGCCGGGCTCCGCGGAGCCGAGCGGAGCAGCGGGCGGCGACTag